The DNA segment TTTGGTACAGGAGAACTGATTAAACATGCTTTAGATCAAGGTTACAAAGATTTCATTTTGGCAATTGGGGGCTCTGCGACTAATGATGGTGGCGCTGGTATGTTACAAGCATTGGGGGCTCAATTAACTGATAAGGCCGGTAATGAAATTGGTTTCGGAGGCGAGTCTTTAAGCCAAGTCGAACACATCGACTTATCACATTTTGATCAACGCATCTCAACAAGCAAATTTATCATAGCTACAGATGTCCAAAATCCTTTTATTGGTTCCAATGGTGCGTCATTTGTGTTTGGCGCACAAAAAGGCGCAACGACAACAGAACAACGTCAGCTTGATAACAACCTTAAACATTGGGCAGATGTGATTAATCAATATCAAAATGTGAAACTTCATCATTTACCTGGTGCAGGTGCTGCAGGTGGACTTGGTGGTGCTTTTAAAGCGTTCTTCCCTAGTTATTTTGAAGATGGCATTGAAGTAGTAATTAAACATACAAATTTAGAAAGCTATTTACCACATGCTGATTTAGTCATTACAGGCGAAGGAAAGATTGATCACCAAACCTTTTTTGGAAAGGCACCTATTGGTATTGCTCATTGTGCACAACGCTTTAATGTACCAGTGATATTTATTGGGGGCACAGTTGATGTAGATTTCAAACAATGCCAACAACACGGTGTCATCGGAGCATTTAGTTTAACAGATCGACCTCAATCCCTTGAATATACGATACAACACTCTCCACAATTGCTAAAAAAATTAACTCAAAACATTATAAGTACTTATTTTCATAGTTTATAGTGTAAGTAATACAAAA comes from the Staphylococcus hsinchuensis genome and includes:
- a CDS encoding glycerate kinase — protein: MNIILAPDSFKGSMTSFEITQYMSESIYELFPDATVHDLPIGDGGEGTMPALVHATNGQFIEVNVTGPLDAQVNARYGVLGDRSTCVIEMAEASGLTHVNSSQMNVMKATTFGTGELIKHALDQGYKDFILAIGGSATNDGGAGMLQALGAQLTDKAGNEIGFGGESLSQVEHIDLSHFDQRISTSKFIIATDVQNPFIGSNGASFVFGAQKGATTTEQRQLDNNLKHWADVINQYQNVKLHHLPGAGAAGGLGGAFKAFFPSYFEDGIEVVIKHTNLESYLPHADLVITGEGKIDHQTFFGKAPIGIAHCAQRFNVPVIFIGGTVDVDFKQCQQHGVIGAFSLTDRPQSLEYTIQHSPQLLKKLTQNIISTYFHSL